A region from the Malus domestica chromosome 07, GDT2T_hap1 genome encodes:
- the LOC103420709 gene encoding uncharacterized protein — MGNCVFKGFREAEEMVKVVTSSGGIMELFAPITANSITNESPGHAIFRSPDLFAQPLLHNEELHPKELYYLLPLNPYKTPKNHDINANPNGTVCTPYRMSCDNQGKRPSDPEVFPRYNSSGVWKVKLVISPEQLSDILSQEARTEALIESVRTVAKCGTGGNSSVASSDQWSLSSSWKELSS, encoded by the coding sequence ATGGGAAATTGTGTGTTTAAAGGGTTTCGAGAGGCAGAAGAGATGGTGAAAGTCGTGACATCCAGTGGGGGAATAATGGAGCTCTTTGCCCCCATCACAGCTAACTCCATAACCAATGAGTCCCCAGGCCATGCCATCTTCCGCAGCCCTGACCTCTTCGCGCAACCTCTTCTCCACAACGAAGAGCTTCATCCCAAAGAGCTTTACTATCTCCTACCTCTAAACCCCTACAAAACCCCCAAAAATCATGATATTAATGCAAACCCTAACGGCACCGTTTGTACACCGTATCGCATGTCATGTGACAATCAAGGCAAGAGGCCGTCAGATCCTGAAGTTTTTCCGAGGTACAACAGTAGTGGGGTTTGGAAGGTGAAGCTGGTGATAAGTCCAGAGCAGCTCTCTGACATTTTGTCGCAGGAAGCTCGCACTGAGGCTTTGATTGAAAGCGTGAGGACAGTGGCCAAGTGTGGCACCGGAGGGAACTCATCGGTGGCAAGTTCCGACCAGTGGAGTCTGTCTAGTAGTTGGAAGGAGCTGTCATCGTGA